The DNA region CCGGCTCCTGGCGCCGGGGTGTAGGAGGTACCGGGCGTTGAGAGCCAGGCCGAACAGGGCTGAGGACGGAGGCTGCCGTCAGTACCAGGAGGTGCAGGCGATGAGGAAGCGCACGTCATCCAGCGGCCCCCACGGGTCGGGCTCGGCTGCGGCTGCGGCTGCAGCCGGGGCCGCTCCGGGCCCTCTGGGGCCGCGGGCTGGGGCTGCGCGGGCTCCGGGCTACCCTGGCCGCCGCTCAGTTGAGTGCCCATGATCGCTACAGACAAGAAACCCCCAGGTGCTGGGTCAGCAGCCCCAACCCCCGCGGCCCGCCCTGCCGCCCCGCCCTCACCTCGGGGAGCCGGGTCCCTCACAGACCTTGGGAGGAGTTGCGACTGAAGTCACTCGGACCTCACTCTCCCGCCAGCCT from Ictidomys tridecemlineatus isolate mIctTri1 chromosome 5, mIctTri1.hap1, whole genome shotgun sequence includes:
- the Mmp24os gene encoding LOW QUALITY PROTEIN: protein MMP24OS (The sequence of the model RefSeq protein was modified relative to this genomic sequence to represent the inferred CDS: deleted 2 bases in 1 codon); this translates as MGTQLSGGQGSPEPAQPQPAAPEGPERPRLQPQPQEPDPWGPLDDVRFLIACTSWY